The genome window GCAAGGCAACCGCAGCTAACACAATTTTTCTTATACCCAAAGAAATGTGCGGAAATGTGATTTAATGCCAGCGATTGTGAGTCCTTTGCAAGGGCTCAAAATGATTGCCGAATCAAAGGGATTTATGCAGTAAATTCTCAGGCATTTAAGGCAGccaaatttaataacaacaatttatattttacaatttatttatataattggCCATGGATGAAAGGgtttgataataataaagatataatatatagtatataaagatataaataataaagaattaattttttaattatttatgtattattaaatattataatcttTAAAGATATttgctttacatttttatttagtttttaaataaattcaacatatttataatacatactaatttttaaaatttacatatttttatataattttttttaaattttatagataataataatacaaattataataactagAATTTTATAAGGAAAATAGAACATTTGAAGTTTTGAATTATAACACATCATTTCATATTTCTCacttaaaatatgcaattataaattaataataaattaaaaaatgttaattgtcATATCTTAAATTCTATTTCGTAGAGAAAAgcattttttatacattttattttatcaacctaaaaaaataaaatacttttaataattcagcttatacgtatttatttacatttcacatttttgtatattttggaataaataataattatttaagtttGCTTCGCACTTCGCGCGCAATTtacaaattgcttttaaatgggctgtaaaaaagttttaatgaGTTTTCGACACTCTACGCGCATACCaacatctctctctttctctcacacGCCATCTCTCTCTTGTCTCTTTCACTCTTGCGCTTatgcatttacattttcattatcATCTCATTTTTTTGACTTGCTTTTCCAATTTGTTATTGcttgtattcttttttttgtgccttttCTTGTGGCGCCCTTGCCAGAAGTGGGCGTGCTTTGTGGGCGTGACGTCTTGGCTGACATTCCATTTggaatacaacaacaacaataattgcTTGGCgcttaatgaaattatatcaATCGGGCAGATCAGCTAACCACCCTGCGAGTGGCTATTGTAATTTTTTCTCACTGCTTTTGGCAGCTGGAAAAtgatttttacttttcttgcttttattgttaatattttcattagaaaatttgaatatttctgCTTACGAAATGTAAGTTGTAATCATTTCTTGGCTAACTTTACGCAATTTCATAAGActtgtgttttgttatttttgttgcttttctcATTTCACGTGACGGTCAAGGGCTGCTCCAAAGTCTCACGTCAAATTAAATCAAGCcataatataaagaaaattgaaGCCAGGTCCCCTTTGTACCATAAACCAGGGCCAggaaatacacacacacacacatacgcacataTCTCATAGAATCACACAGACATGGGCAAGGCAATtggtgtgagtgtgagtgcaaGGAATATGTAAGAAAGTGTGTTAGAAGTTGGGGTTGCATGAGTGTAAGACAAAGATAGAGGGAGAGCTGATTGGCAATCTAACACCCTGAAGAATAGCGGGCTTAACCCTCAGTTGCTGCTTTGAGTTTGAAGATgctaacaaaatatttaaaaaaatattataacttGGATTTTGCTTTATGTTTTAATACGTAACTATACGTAgtgattaaaaaatataaatatttgttttgaaatagAAACTAAATTtcagaatataaaatataattttactatatttcttATGtagataaatattaataataataattttcctTATTTCCTAACTTTTATATGCGGCACTAATTAAACACAATTATTTGGCGTCAATAATAGTGCACACTGTACACACAAGGGTTAAGTTGAGGTTAATAAGCAACCGCAGCAACTGTAAgagcgtatgtgtgtgtgcgtgtgagtggCTGCTGCAAATGGCTTTACAGGTCACACTTGTAATTGTTAGTAAATAATTTGCACTTACCAGTGGCAATTGCACTGACCCCATAAATATCGTTAGTGTGCCGCGTATTTTCGACGGcaactaaaaagaaaagtcAAACTAAATTTATAGTGCACACTTAATCTAACTGTCAATGTGAATGTCtgcaatgccaacaacaactagcaCAACTAGCGTAATTGCTGTGCATTACGACAAAACGTAAAATTGCACAACGTTACGTATGTGGGTGTTGTATTGTTGTGTTACGTTACGAATTGACCTAAACACAAACACAggaacacacacgcacacacgcccACACATGTGCAAGGCGAAGAAGAAGTCGTAAAGTTTTAGttgcatttcgtttcgttttcatcttcgtcttcgtcgtcgtcgtctacATCTTCTCTTttgacttttaatttatgtttcaATTCCAATTAGCAGACGAGGCGCGTGGAGCTTTTATGCGAGTTCCGTTAATTGACTTTCGGCCTGGCGCTGGCGCATCATTTGTAATTGTATACTCAGCAATAAGGAAGAGCGAAATAgagtgcgagtgagagagtgaggtTAGGTAAGTAGAACGTTTATTAGCCAGGCGAATGCAGCTAATTGAAGTTCAAATTGTACTGGGCGCTTAGCCAGGAAACCGTTGAAAtgtaagcacacacacaacaacactcAGTTATTGAGTtactcatgtgtgtgtgcgtggtcaggcgaaaatataaaaggcaacttaaaagcaaaagaagaagactTAAGACGAATTCACTGCAAATTCACTTAAGCGAAAGCCAATTTAACAGTCAATACAAAGGCACAAAGTaagcgaaagagagaagaacacacacacaagcacacatacattGAAGCAGTTAAGCACCCACACAATCACATGACGATTGTAAGGCAAAGGGAAATAAAATCAAGCATAAATgcaataatacaatttatgtGCCAAATTTCATAAGAGCTATAATggagccacacacacactcccacatacaatcacacacacgtgcacacaaacacaaatcaaGCAAAAGTCATCAACAAACAAAGGTGACTTCCATATacacaagaagaagaaaaagtgggagaagaagaagcagagtcTCGAGTAATCGTAATCACATTTGTGTTTTCCTGGAGAGATGCTGAAAATGTTGATGCTATTTATGTGTCATTTTCATTGCGCACAACTTTTTGCAGACGGTCAAGGCAACAATGTCCTCAATCGGACTTCCGCTTCCTCCTACACTTCCTGGCTCCCTCTCTCCTCTTCGTTTTCGTTTGCTGCAAGTTAACAACATTTGCTTTACGTTTGCCAATTGCATTATAACTCAATTGTAGCTGAGCGATTTTTATGgctatatagtatatcgacTCGACTTGAGTCCTTCCTCCTTCACTTCGAGTGTTGCGGCAATTGAGAACGTTACAAATGCAACAAACACAACTTCAAAGCAACTGCTTTTCAAGTGTTGCCATTggtaatatttcaataaaatcaactacaataatatatagtataaattatttaaatattactgTTGAATTGATAAACTCGATGTAACTGATGTTTTTACATAAACTTTTCTAGAATACGAAATTAAAGAATGAATGTTTAATCcatatattgaatttaatatttaatgtattaatactaattttaaatatttattattttatgtaatagattttgtttaataaagtTAGCTCCCAAATTTATAGTTTTAGTaaactgaaaataaacaaaatacaatttaattttaattacggATAAACAATGTTCTAAAATtacattcaaataaattaggcttaatttataattcatcattttaaattgaaatctgAAATGttctaattatatttgtattatttattttttgtatatatttcaatttaaatatttataaaaaaaaacaaccaaaattttatttacttttttaacatttatagGGAAATCAGAAATGTTCtctaaaaaacaatatatttctCATTTATAGAGAAATACACATCAATGTTATCTATACATTTCTTATTTACGAATTCATTGAAAGATATAATTTCCTCTATATTTTTGTCATGTTAGATTATATGAAGAAAcgatttgtattgtttttaaatatatataatatatgcgGGAATTCTAcattaaatgatttaatgGAGTCTTTTCAGTTTTGTGACTTCAAAgtgtatttaaagtattttctattttgttgaaaattatatgaataatTGACTgaagaaatgaaatattatttatgaccatttttaactttatattttttttaaccatCACTGCAATGATAAacagttgtttttttgcacTTGAACTTGAGCATATCAAACGTAGATTATTTTCCACATTACACAAAACTTTGTCCGCTCTCAAGCaccacaaatatttattacaaatccGTCGTGATCATGCGTAGAAGACAGTGAAGTATTTTACCAGGTGAGTCGCATTACATTAACTCGACATAAGATGTAAGTAGATGAATTGAAACTGTCGGAGTGCATTAACAATTTGCCATCTTGGCCATCTTTAATGCTTCTCCGATGGGTCATAAATTGTGCTGGTTGCTGTTAAATTTTTGGGCATAACGTGCGCTTGAGGGCACTTCAGAGGCATCCACAATATGTGGAGCAAGTGCGGCGACCTCATGAccagttcagttgagttcgaaccaaaaacaaataaagaaacactgagcaattgttttgttatgCAATGACTTTAAGTGGGAGACGGTGACACGCCCTCTACATTGGCTGTCGTTGTAAATTGATTTGCCACGATCTCGAGATAGAAATGGATTTATGAAAGTCACGCAAAAGCCAATCGCATTAgccgaaacaacaacaacagcaataacaacgtGTAACTGGGCCAACATATGAGTAATTGGCCTGGCCTAGACTCCAAGACTCAAGACTCGAGACATTTATAAGCCTTGGCTGCGACTtcaaacagcaacagttgatCGCATTTCCCCACAGCTTGAACATGGCCCAGACAACAACTTTCCTGACACTTACCTCAGCTCTTCTCCTGCTTTTGGCTCCTGCCTGGGCTGGCATCATCGCCCAACCGAGTCTCAGCTATGTGGGCGATGAGCACGCTGTGGCACACACGCAACAGAATGTGGTGAGGAGCTTCGATGGCACTGTCTCGCACTATGCCAAATCGGTGGCCACGCCCTATTCCCAGGTGCACAAGCAGGACACACGCATCAGCAACAACGTCTATCAGCCGGCCATTGCCAAGACCGTGACTTATTCCGCTCCAGCTCAGGTTTACACTCCGCATCAGCCAGCTCCAGCTCAAGTTTACACCCCGCATCAGCCTGCTGTCTACACTCATTCAGCTCCAGTTGCCGCCGCTGCTCCAGTTTATCAGCATCAGCAGACCATTCCCTCGGCTCCCGTGACTTATGCCAGCCACCAGCCTCAAACTGTGATTCACTATTCGCCAGCGGAGACCGTGTCCCACATGAGCTTCGATGGCTTCGGCACCCACTGGGGCTTCTAAGCAGATTGTGTTCTGTATTCCTCTTGTTAACTCTATGCATAAGATTttgagaatttaataaattgtttgatAAAACTAAAATGTAATGTTAATGGGAAAAATAAGGAGTTCTTTTGATCTCATTGCTTTAAATAGGATTCAAAAGACAGACAACAGTATCATATTTGAAGACTTGGTTCTTTGGttctttattatttcttttaactCTACGCTTAAGATTtgaagaattaaataaattgttttataaaacaaaatttttataagaaGAGCTTTCTAAACTGTTTGATTTAAGTGGAAGATAGgatttttttatgatattaaGGAATAAATAAGGTAATAAGGTAAACAATAATGTAATGTTGATAAGAAGAATAAGGAAAAGTTGATTCTGAACTCATTGATTTAAATGGGAGTCAAAAGTCGGATCACACCTTAATATTTGAATCAACTTTCTTGAAGTGTCAATCATAAACTGTCAAACCCTGTTTGATACTTATAAACAAAAGAGTCTTGAACTGGGAAATGAACAATGacaaatgtacatacatacataattatgtACATTATGATGtaagtttctttttctttttccaatGTACTTCATGGAACTTTTCACGCTTACTTAGCAAATTACGTAATACGTATACATACGAGTATGATTAgcaatatgtaaaaaaaaaaaactattttgtaaaatattcaaacatataatataataatgacatttttataggttaatttaaataatttgcataatacgaatcaaattttaaactgTTTGCGCTCACAAGAAATTCTCAGAACAAGCCAAcatattgcgtatacttaatattaataatattatacaaacAGTTATATTatctaataataaaatacaatatttcgTGCCATTTTTCAGttcaacttatttttatattgagtatactatatttattacatataaacattatacaaattgtaaacTAATTATAAGTTGACTATTTTTAGCTCAAACGCACAGGCAACATACATAAGAGGCAATATATGCGTATACATTCTTcttaaaagtgaaatttttctctattatttataaaacaaaacagcataaaataattttaaaattcaataaatgtatgtatttcatatatttgttTAGCTCCAAGGGATAAGGCAATGCATTGCGTATACATAATATCATATTTGTGGGAATGAAACttctatattatttaaaacaataatacaGTATAAGACATTTTTCATTATCAAGTATTTgctaaaataaagaatatatatattaaatagaatatatttataggaaattatttattatttattttatacgaTTACGAGTAATTATGTGTAGTGAGTTTATTACGCACGAAACTTGTTTctaattaattacaataaaatatatataaataattcttTGGCATAGTTTGTCACCTGCGACACTATTAACagttaaataaacataaactgaaaccatttaaaaattaaaataagatcAATCTTAGGAACTTTTTCGGCTTACGATCAAATGTAAGAATTCGTTCATATTTCGGTTTGCTTAgaaattcgttcatttttgcaattatcttaaaacagaaaaataataccaaaattatTTGTAGATCTAATTAGAGTGCTAATCAAGAGCTAAGGGATTCGTGTTTACTCAAAATAGAAAAAGGTTTCGGTATATGTTTTTTCACTATCGCATATTCAGagtcagagaattacccatattttataataattatatatagaaaactGTAATCTCCTTTTATGATATATCATGCAATGGTAAATgaataaattcataataaatgTGTCAGAGATTTTGATGATATgtttcttatatttattactaaattattaatataataggtaatgcatttattaaatattttatgtcaCCGTCAAACTAACATAATCATTGCTTATTCTGTATTTATAATATGCGTAACATATATTCCTTAGCCAGAGTTTATTTTGCTCACGTTTCAGCTGTGTGGTGTATaaacaaatcataaaataaaaatccacACAAAGTGCACTACAAACAGCCTcgagctggagctgaagcaGGACATTAAGTTGTTGTCTCACAAGCCACTTAGCAAGGGGTTTGGCTTGGTTACGTGATTTGTGCAGTGCAAACTTAAAAATCGGGCATTGCCAGCTACGTGACTCGCATTGCCAATTGCAAAaggaaagcagcagcaaaaggaaaagCCAAAAGGACACGACATCAACGGAACTAATCGGATTTTCACTTGATTTTTTTCCCCTTTCaacgttttctttttctttttttttttactctgcTGCATCTCGCTCGTTATAAATTATGCACACTGCCAATTGAGAGGGTCATAATCTATAAATTGAAATCTGATTTTTGCTACCTCATTAATTTTGCAAGTagcaagtaaaaaaataaacgtcAATTGAAGTATGAAAGTTTTTTAGCTCATCAGTTTACATAAATGATAGCTCCATTAGATGGCAATCAGCTGAATGGATGCCCAAAAATTTTGTGGAATCCTCTTCAGGCtatagataaaaaaaataattccaaCCAATTTTCAACTTTGTGCAGAAATTTTAGGCGAATTGAAAGAGTCTTTTGGCATCAGtagcaacaatttgcaaagcgttcagagaagaaaaaaaaaacaacagaaaatgtGGTCATAAACAGCTCTTAAATGCAACAGTCGGCGGTTTGTGAGCTACTCGGCTCAGCTGCTTCCTAGATCCTTGTTGAAGTCCTGTTTTGCAGCCGCTGGCTCGCCACTTGACTGCGCGAAAAAGGCGCaatgataaaatatttgcCTCGCCGAACCAAGTAAATTGTTGGTAAAAAGTTGGCGGCAAAAAAAATGGAGGAGAAACCGAAGAAAGGACGAGctgttcttgtttttattatttgtgttgtttttttcgcCATGTTGTTTCGCTGTTGCGGCCAAAGTTGAGTGGCAACAGCCTTGCAGCTGCGTGCAGCCTCGTCCTTAGCCTGCATCCTCGTCCTCTTCCTCACTCGGCTCATTCTCAGAATGCCGTCAAAAGGAAGTTagcgaaataaaaatgcaaaatgcaaaatgcccAGTAAGACGTATTTATCAacataattacattttttaatggcTTTTTAAACcgcaaaatggcaaaagccGTAAACTGAGATAAAAGTACGAGTAGAGCATAAAAATAGAAGCAATAGCGGTTAGTGGacttatcatcatcatcatcagtctTCTTTCTTTCTGCTTTCACTACTTTTCCTCACTCTCCTCAATTGAGCTTCTTAgcgttgtgtgttgtgtgagGAATGTCAGCGGATGGGCAACTTTAACTCAATTAGACAAATCAGAGAAGAAAGCAAGGCTTAGCACAAGGCTAAGCGATGGAATTggatttatattattaagttATAATGGATAACAatactttttctttatattttatatatatgctttTGGAGAGAGATTAAATTagctaaataaaaagtgtagtaattgaaatttatattaaggataattttttgaataaaatatgcGCATAATTTTATACTAGCTACCGATAGTttagaatatatgtatttgtgtctCTAGGAAATCTATGCAAAATGTATCTgtccctataaagtatatatattcttgatcagcgtcaataaCCGAGACGaaatagccatgtccgtccaTGTCCGTATTAACACctaaatctcagagactataagatatactatattcatatatttttttttccacagcacttgttgtgtttgcacacagtttatttcaaatttttgtcacgcctACTTTCGGACCCGCAAATCGAttaaaatctggtatattttgcactttatggtatattttgcatgtaatGCTATtccaatatactaaatatagtcataccatataaatatagtatttttgtggtgtaatattgggtatattttaaaattaataccgcactgttttgctttcattataaatgagtagcgggtatcgcacagtcgagcacacttgactgcaGTTTTCCTACATTTTTCTATAGGGTATAAAAGAAGCGTAAACTAATGCAAACAAGTATTTTGCACATTGCCGTTCGCAGCTACTTATTGATTCACTCATTAAAATGagaatctataaatatttaatttactgcatcgaaaaatttttctttttatctgAGAGAACGTAGGCGGGAAAAAGTGATCAACAGCGAGTGATCACTAAACGAGATGCATCTTTGAAATAATTGCTAGCAATCAGCTGAAAGTATCTCAGTCCATAACAAAAGTATCTATGACGTGGCGCCTAACAAAAATGACAATgataaaacatatatttgaTTGATTGTCTTATACAAAAAAGCCATTAGCTTATCTATAGCTGATAAGAAATAGAATCTACTATATTATCGCGTTAGCTGGCATtctcaaaaacaacaatgagagagggagagaggttGCCAGAGAAATGAAGAGAGCGATAGAGAGTGAAAGAGCGTGCACTTGATCAAGCTCAAATGTAAACACACCGGCAAAATTCACAGACAATTGGAGTCTTCAGTTGCATTTTGCTCACGCGAGGGAACAGTTGAATTAAACAAACACTTTGTGCAAGAGATATCAACAatacattatacatatatgcataaataaagaCACGTAATGAATTGCAAAACGATTAACGAGTGTTGCAAGTGCCAATGAATCGCTGATTCATTCATAATTTTGAGTTGAACACAGTTCGACGACGTGTTTCTCAGCATAATGTTGCTCAGTGATGGAACTTTAAGGTTCACGCTGCTTGTAATACTGTTATCGTTGACAAATTTTAATCGAACTGCCGCATTTAACGTGTCACGAGGTGATATCGTGCCCGCTTTGAATACCGATGATTATTACAGTTACGAAGGCATGTTGCAGTATTTGGATGAGTTGACAGCGGCTTTTCCACAGCGTGTGTGGACAAACGATGTGGGAACTACGTATGAGAATCGCACACTGCGCACTATAACGATAACAAATGGAGATGGCAGAGTTGGGAAGAAAGTTATTCTTCTCATAGCCGCTGCACATGCTCGTGAGTGGTTGACGCCAGTTGCTGCTTTATACACTGTGGAACAACTCGTGCTCAATGTGACTGCAAATGCACATTTGCTGGAGGATTACGATTGGATTGTGATGCCGATAGTTAATCCCGATGGTTACGAGTATTCACGCAGCACGGATAAAGAGTGGCGCAACAACCGCTCGCCGAATGGCGGCAACTGCTTTGGCACCAATCTCAATCGCAACTACGATATTGGCTGGCTCACTGGATATGCGGCTCAAACGGATCCGTGTCACGAGCATTATGCTGGCAGTAAACCCTTCTCGGAAGTTGAAACTCAAGCTGTGCGTGATATAATGCAGGATTTGGTAAAGTCGGGCAGAGGAGTGATGTATCTAACTCTCCATTCGAGGCATAGATGCGTCTACTATCCTTGGGTGCACAAGAGGTAAGTAGATCATACAACATTACTTCTTCTACATAACTTTCCTATTATCTCCCTTAGAACTCCCGCTGCAAATGTCAAGCAATTGCGTGAAATTGCCAAAATTGGCGCTGAGGCTATGCAAAGTGCGGCTGGCACACCGTTCACCTATGAACAGGCTGGCGT of Drosophila nasuta strain 15112-1781.00 chromosome 3, ASM2355853v1, whole genome shotgun sequence contains these proteins:
- the LOC132788224 gene encoding larval/pupal cuticle protein H1C, whose product is MAQTTTFLTLTSALLLLLAPAWAGIIAQPSLSYVGDEHAVAHTQQNVVRSFDGTVSHYAKSVATPYSQVHKQDTRISNNVYQPAIAKTVTYSAPAQVYTPHQPAPAQVYTPHQPAVYTHSAPVAAAAPVYQHQQTIPSAPVTYASHQPQTVIHYSPAETVSHMSFDGFGTHWGF
- the LOC132789477 gene encoding carboxypeptidase B1; the protein is MLLSDGTLRFTLLVILLSLTNFNRTAAFNVSRGDIVPALNTDDYYSYEGMLQYLDELTAAFPQRVWTNDVGTTYENRTLRTITITNGDGRVGKKVILLIAAAHAREWLTPVAALYTVEQLVLNVTANAHLLEDYDWIVMPIVNPDGYEYSRSTDKEWRNNRSPNGGNCFGTNLNRNYDIGWLTGYAAQTDPCHEHYAGSKPFSEVETQAVRDIMQDLVKSGRGVMYLTLHSRHRCVYYPWVHKRTPAANVKQLREIAKIGAEAMQSAAGTPFTYEQAGVEDPFGGTSLDYAYSIGFPLSYALELSGVRGENVFSFWPPTNLLKDLADESWLGIRAMAVKAIEYYPINQTSITNAYDLSNVLKVLLLLTLITLLSG